aaggtcagtgtttcgTGCATGTTGTTAGAAAATTGACGGAAAAACGTCTGATTGTCTAACTTTGACTTCTCGCCTCTCTCTGGCAGTCGTTTGACTTCAGAAGTATACGAGTGGACTCGCCTCTGCTGCTCATCGTCAACGGAAAGAAACAAAACGTCAACAGTCAGATCGCTGCCTCCGTCAGCTACAAGCCTCAGTGTGAATAAGCCGAGCAAGAAGCGAGAGgaccaaaccttttttttttttcttctttttgctgGAAAAGCAAGAACATTCTGGATATTTATGGAAGTTTGAAGTTTCCAAAGTTTGTGcctgtttagtgttttttttttattatgtaagTTTCACATGGTCTTTAGAGACaacttgtttatatttataaatatttctcttttttttttgtattctgttGCGCAGACGTGGAGTTGATTTTCTAAATGAATGAACCTGTGATGACGACAATGTGATGTCAGAGTTATGACTTAAGTTTATCTTAAAATTCTTTGGGTTTAGCTCAACCAGTTTACCTGCCACTTTGGTGCTGAGCCGTTACAAACTTCACAATTCACACAATTAACTGTAGTTATTCAGAAACGTCAATACAAGCAAGTGAAGGAAATGTTTATGTTGACCTTATTTCATGTCACCTTACAGTACATGCTTGTCTGTGTATAACTATGAACATGAACTGTCTACtgcaagaaaatacaaatggcCAATTGAAAGACACTGGCAGGCTGGAGGTGCTCAGTGAAAAGACtgttaatattgtattttaatgacTTCCACTGGACTTGTCACATAAGGACAGACCTTAAAGTGAATCTACAATATTAACCCAACATTTGTTATTGTCCAAAACCACATCTCAGGCTTAAAAACCATCACAAAAAAGTACCTGAGGCAAAACACTTTAAACTGAATTAACATTAAACCACAACAATTTGGTGACGAGAGTAATGGCAGTTATGAAACCTGCTCCTCTCAGTGCTTCTTGATGAATGGCCGGCCTCGCTCCCTGGTAGGGGAGCTGAACTGGAAGAAAGTCTTGGTTCCTTCGGCCTCCAGGCAGGAGAAGAATCGACTGTCCACATCAGGGCCCATGAAGTGGAACTCGGGGCTTCTCTGGGGAGACGCTGCTCGAGCCGTCCCTGGGTGACACACAGCAGGTTAAAGGGATTGTCTTTCATTGTTGCACCGACTAAAATTCCCTGACATAGACAATCAGCTCATTACTCCCACGGTTCTTCCTTCACGACCTCCTCCTCTCGACAAAACACCTACAGCTGTGTCTTCCTTTGTGCCAGTTAACATTATTCTTGCTGagcttccttcctcttctcatccaTCAGCATGGGCACAATGCGACAAGTGACTTTATAAATGCATTCAAagtttttttccacatctgtATTGGATGAAGTTTATTTGTTATTCTCTACCGGACACACTGTTTCGTAGTGCAACTGACAGCATCTTTAATTTTCAGGAATTAATAAATATGTCCTTTAGCCAATAAAATCACCAGAAACTGGATCACTTTCTTCCCAGAGCCCCCAGTGACATCTCTGCTTCATAAATGACTGGATTAAATGATTCATTGAAATTGCTTAAGAAACAGTGAAGAGTTTTCTTTCAAATAATCATCTCAGAACTGATATCGTTGGCCAAATTTAAATGGGATATTATTTAATAAACAACTGAGTAAGAAATACTTGTTAGTATCAAAAGTCTTAAAGTTTCCGTAGCATTTAAACATGGAGATtggaaataatataataatgttccTTGTCTATAATGAAAAGGTGTTTCTGGACAGACCGAATTTGTGACCTGATAAACCATAAACTTCCAAAAGCCAcctgaaatgttttgttatcTCAGGGTAAAATAGCCTTAAAGCATCTATCAATTcaaaagtaaagtttaaaatTTGTAAAGGTCTTAATCTGAGTTGAAATTGATGAAATCCTTACCTGTGATGAAGTCATGATGTCCTGGTTGTGGCTGCGCATCTCTGTCCCCGACACCCACCACCATGTTGCGCAGCCTCAGAGAGTCGTACAGCCCCTGTAGTTTCTGGTGCTGTCTGTTCCTGTCCATCAGCCTCTCAGACACCTCACTGTACTTCCTCTTATACTCCTCCATCACCTGACGGAAACATTTATTCTCTTGAGTTTATGAAATTCTAAATCAGATTTCAGATTACGAAGTTTCTGTCCTATGGTCCTGGGCATCGACACAGGACCAACAATCATATCACAATAGAGACGTGTTTTACTCCCATTTCTACTTTTTGTGATAATCTAAGATCAAGAAAAGAGAGATAAAGACTGTAGTCATTCTTATCTcaggtgtaaaaaaaagtgtaagAGTTGTGATTTACTTTCTTCAGGGAACTGATTTCCCCTCTCATGGCGGTGAGGTCCAGCTCTCTGCTCTGGTTCTGCTGGTTCAACACCTTCTCCATCTGCTTCAGCTGCGACTCTGCCCGGGAAAGACTGTACTCTTGGTACATACGCTCCTGATGGACCTGTATACAAATTACTGA
The genomic region above belongs to Hippoglossus hippoglossus isolate fHipHip1 chromosome 18, fHipHip1.pri, whole genome shotgun sequence and contains:
- the LOC117779394 gene encoding E3 ubiquitin-protein ligase CCNB1IP1, with protein sequence MSLCDDTLLCNFPKCRTKLSGFAWVTACSHAFCEKHGSGEFSHSPVSCPACSSALSGKLDIVRTELSPSEEYKAMVLAGLRPDIVLDISARALAFWSYQVHQERMYQEYSLSRAESQLKQMEKVLNQQNQSRELDLTAMRGEISSLKKVMEEYKRKYSEVSERLMDRNRQHQKLQGLYDSLRLRNMVVGVGDRDAQPQPGHHDFITGTARAASPQRSPEFHFMGPDVDSRFFSCLEAEGTKTFFQFSSPTRERGRPFIKKH